In one Chryseobacterium camelliae genomic region, the following are encoded:
- a CDS encoding PH domain-containing protein: protein MFKKLAAEALGLGDIGKIIPSQDYDKVDSDDYILSEDQEKIFFLIKSKRDEYCFTNRALIHIDGASALDKKRVLKRYEYYQFPFSNIALQTAGTIDLDVEISFNIGNVPMMISVAKGQIDQLKDLYKALLAIQQEVHHNHSLLNFSNDSIQKAITTVASGKQENVSKSQELRAINEYIFAWNTNSFEKYNQKDFSRIFEKYINN from the coding sequence ATGTTTAAGAAATTAGCTGCGGAAGCTTTAGGATTGGGAGATATTGGTAAGATTATTCCTTCTCAGGATTATGATAAAGTAGATTCTGATGATTATATTTTGTCTGAAGATCAGGAGAAAATATTTTTCCTGATTAAATCTAAAAGAGACGAATATTGTTTTACCAACAGAGCATTAATTCATATTGACGGAGCAAGTGCTTTGGATAAAAAGAGAGTGTTGAAGAGATATGAATATTATCAGTTTCCTTTCTCTAATATTGCTTTGCAAACTGCAGGAACAATTGATTTGGATGTTGAAATTTCATTTAATATCGGGAATGTTCCAATGATGATCAGTGTTGCAAAAGGTCAGATTGATCAGTTAAAAGATCTGTATAAAGCTCTTTTGGCGATTCAACAGGAAGTTCACCACAATCATTCTTTGTTGAACTTTTCTAATGACAGCATCCAAAAAGCAATAACAACAGTAGCTTCCGGAAAGCAGGAAAATGTTTCGAAAAGTCAGGAATTGAGAGCGATCAACGAATATATTTTTGCTTGGAATACCAATAGCTTTGAGAAGTATAATCAAAAAGATTTTTCAAGAATTTTTGAAAAGTATATTAATAATTAA